A stretch of DNA from Vibrio palustris:
AGGAAAATCAGTTTCTAGTACCCCATCAATCACAGCCCAAGTGATTTTGGGCCGGATAATATCGAATGGAATATCAAAATGGCGGCGTACAAATGAGTGAGAGCCATCCGCACCAATCACAAAACGTGACTGAACTTGCTCACCTGAATCTAAGGTCGTTATACATCCTTGTTCATTTAAGGTGATATCTTGAACCGATGTTAATCGCCGTACAGCGTGATCGTATTGTGTTAGTTTCTTATCCAAAAGCTGTTCAATATAAGATTGCCCAAGCATCAGAAAGTGTCGATGATAACACCCCTCTAACGCCTCCCACCAAGAGGATTGACGCGAAACAAACTCACCATTAGCCCAGATAGAACTGGTATTACAGGTTTTACCTAATGGATAGAGATCATCAAATAAATCTACTAATTCAAGAAGTTGTAGTGTTCGAGCATTCAATGCATCCGCTCGTCCAACCATTAATGGCCCAGCGGATTTATCAATAATTACGGTATTTAAACCACTGCGCGCCGCTAAATAACCACACATTAACCCAACAGGGCCTGCGCCAATAATAGTAATGTCTGTATACATGGTATTCATTGATAAGACTCCAAGTTTGGATTGTCAAAAGGAGGGTTACTCAGTATTTGTACACGCCGGATATAGCGGGCGGAATGAGAGTGAAATGACTCACGCCCATGTAGCAGCGAAAAGTTATCGTTAATCACGATATCTCCGTTTTGCCATTCATGAGCATAGAAATTATTGGTGTGGTAAAGCGCAGCACGTAGACTTTCATGCAATTGCATGACTTCATGTTGTTCTATACCGGTGAACTGCATATGCGGGGGATTAATTAATTCCCCTTTTTCCTCAAAATGCGGTTCGTTATAACGAATGACAGGATAGCCTTTATAAGGATGCTCACTAATGATCGGGGCAATGGTGCGACTATTATAGAACGCCATCTTGCGCTCATACACGCCGGTCGCTCTTCGCCATAATGCTAAATCTTCTGCCGATGCTTGTTCCAATATGCGCTGCGTATTAGAAAATGTGGTTCGGCCACCTTGCCCTGGGTTAGGTGCCTTGACACATTGAAATATCTGACACTCAGGCACTTGAGGACGATACATCCCATCCCAATGTAGTGGCATATAGCTGTTATCGAAAATATGATCATTAGGCTCATCATGTTGGATAAGCTCTAATACTTTACCAAAAGGCCAAACACTCACTTCCCCCCACTGTTCACTATAAGCAATTAAATCTTCGTTAGTTGCTAATGTATCAAAACCTCTTAGTACAACTAATCCCTCACAATGAAATAAATGCTTTAACTCTTCCATCGGAATAACATTTAAATTCGTATCATTAACTGGTTCTAATTGAATACCAAATGGCTTTAATCTGGTTATTTTATAACTTTGCATATACCTACCTAATAATATAAAGGAAGCAACACATTATTTACAAATTAATAGAAATTCAAACACAAAACTTATTAAAGGAATGGCATTATCAATATAAAACATTGATAATAAAAAATATTACTAACTATGCTACCTTGTTAAAAGCCTTTTCATGAATAATAAAATAGATATCACAATATTTTATAAGTCATAAAAAATAAACTTACTAAATTAATTAACAGTAAAAATCACAAAAATTAGCAGTGAATTTTTTATTTTATATAAATAGTCATTAAGCCTAACGAGAAAACTAGTTAAGTGTTATTCACTCATGAAAAAACTCAACGCATAAAAAAACGAATCAATAGATTCGTTTTTTATCAGTTGAGTTTAACTAGTTTACTAAATTATTCATCTGAATCCGCATGAGAGGCGGCATTAAAGCTGGTCATATTTTCAAAAGCCTCCATCCAAAAATAAGAACTAATAAAACTAAATTGGCGTGATGCCCCATTATCGGCTATTTGCTGCAACTGCCAGACAATACCTGGCGCTTCTGGGAATTGGTCGCCTTGGATTTGATCTTCATATAACCGATTGATTAACGCAAGCTCGCCTTGGCCATGAGCCAATAGTCGCACCATCGAAGACTCAGGCGATGTATCGAAAATCGTCATATCTTCTTCGTTTTCGCCCGTGACTGTCAGCGTCATTTCCACGCCTGTTGGCTCGGCAAAGGTACCATTGAATGCTTCTCTTAATAACGCATACGCGCTAAAGAATCGCTCATGATACAAACAGTTGGCATATTCTTCCCAATAACGGTCTTCGAGCATGTCATGGCTGACTTGATCAATTTTTCCTTGCGGTAATTCTGGAAACAAATGGGTTAATACCACCGCCGCTGCGCCTTCTGGACCTTGGTCATTCAGCGACATCATGCACATTTCTCTAAGCTCAGTCGCATCCATCGCGTCTAAGTCTTCATCAAAACTCATAATATGCATTAGCGCGCGATAATCATCATTAGACCACGCGTTGTTGATTTGGTTAATTTTCTGGAAGGAATCGATTTGAACTGTAAATTGTGGCTGCATTGTGCACTCCTACTTGACGTTCATCTTGCAGAGAATTGAGCTGCTCGTGTTGATTACAAGTCAGCATGGATCTTGATAAAAGCAAGATCGAACCACCAATGTACCTTGTGTGGACGTAATATGCTAATCCTGCATATAATTATGGGTAAAACTTCACCAGCGCCGCAGTAGTTCGTTTATGTCTTTACCGCCAAAGACTGAGTGATGATTAATAACCATCAGCACCGTTGATGGGTTGACTCTGATGCTATGAGGAGAGAGGAACCTGCTTTATCACTTGCGCTGGGTTGCCGCCAATCACCACATTATGGCCAAAACTTCGTGTCACTACGGCGCCAGATGCCACCACAACATTATTACCTAACGTCACACCAGGGTTAATCACCGCATGGCCACCGATCCAACAGTTATCACCAATAGTGATTGGCTGCGCGAATTCTCGTCCCTGCTTTCTGGCGATTGGCTCGACCGGATGGGTGGCGGTATAAATGCCCACTTGTGGGCCAATAAGACAATCATCACCAATGGTTACCAAGGCGACATCTAATATGACGCAACCAAAGTTCGCATAAAAGTTATCACCAACATGGATATGACGACCATAATCACAATGAAACGGAGATTCAACGTGTAGCGTACTTCCCGTCGCGCCAAATAAACTTGTTATAAGATCTTGGCGTTGTTCAGAAAACTGAATAGAAGTCAGGTTCAGTTTTTCGGTCATTAGTCGCGCTTGTAAACGTAGCGCCACTAACTCCTCATCACTCGCATCATAAAGCTCTCCGGCGAGCATTTTTTCTCTTTCTGACACATAAGCCTCCTTGCTGACGCTATTGTCACTCACCTTATTCACTAACTTACGCTGTTGTTGACTTTTTGTGGTGCGAGGATCTCAGCACTTAAGCGCTGGAATAATTCAATAGCGCCCGACTTCGACGTTAACTCGCCCACCGCGTATTGATACGCTAAATCCAAGTCAGCCTTATGATTGGGATAATACACTTTTGCCACAGCAGCGCATTGGGCTAAGTTGATATACCAACTGCCATCTTGCTCGGCAACATAGTAATACGCCGACCTGAGTAATTTTTTACCAATAATTTTAGCAACATTTATATCACTCATAATGGCAAATTCTGGCTGCATCTTTAGTAAATAATTGCATAAATCTCCATTAATAGCTTGGGCTATGGCAAGACTTGGTTTGTGACGAGGAAAATGAACGGAATGATCCTTACCCCAAATACAACAGCAGCAATGCTTTAACCAAAAGTGCCAATGGTAAACTTCTCGCGGCTTAAGCACATCATAGAGATACCCTGGGTCAATATCGAGCTTACTAATTTCTGAATAAGTTTGGGGAATGCTAGCCGATATTTCATTAAACACCTGCTGGTGGTGAGCAGTGAGAGGAGTATTGAGTAGGATAGAAAGATCTAAGTCAGAACAACCAATAACCGCCTCTCCTCTTGCCACACTGCCATACAAATAGATGCTATCCACTTGCTTAGGCAAACGCTGAACGAGCTGTGAAACAACCTGATCGACCACCATTTTAAATTCACGTTGGATAGAATTTACAGAACAAACATTATCGATAAAACCGTGTTTATCTAGACCTCGGCGACACTGATGCATGCTGAATCCTTTCAGAAAAGTCTTATCGTAACACTCACAACGACTTGTGGCATCGACAATTATGCGTAAAGTCAGGCGTACATTTGCACAGCAATGCGGTGAGGCAATTTTAGCACTCCGCTTGAAAATACGCACACAGTTACTAGGCTAAATAACAAGTTACGCGCTTTGGTTAGATATCAAATACCAGAATGAGAGTGGTTACTCGTAGTAACATAAGTAAGCTAAGCGACACACTAACACTGCCTATGTGCCATTTTAAATTCTTAGATTTTGGCCGCCCCTACTGATGATATATAGATAACTCCGACTTAATCGCGTAACTAGTGAACATGGTTGTTCATCATTTTTATCGCAAGGAGTCTCTATGACTAACATTAACCGCCGTCGTTTTCTAAAAGGCGGCAGCGCGACATTAATCACATCCTTTGCCCTTCCTAGCCTCGCCGCCTCAAATACCACTGCAGATACTGCTGAAGATGTCGGACGCGGCGGCAAGTATCAATTACAATTTTTCTCTGACTCTGACTTTGAAATCGTGGAAGCCATCATTGATCAGTTGATTCCAGGAGACGAGCTCTCACCAGCAGCGAGTGAGTTAGGCGTCGCCGAATTCATCGACAGTGAGCTTGCCGGCCCTTATGGCCAAGCCACTCACTGGTATATGCAGGGTCCTTTTGAACCCGGTCTTCCCACGCAGGGTTATCAAACGCGGCGTACACCGGGACAATTGATCAAAGATGGGATTCACGCCGTGGAAAGCGTCGTTCAAGCAGATTATCAAACGCGCTCATTTACCGCGTTACCATCAGAGCAACAGGTAGAATTATTGGAACGCATTGAACAAGGAGAACGTGAGCTCCCTGGCTTGGATGGAACATTGTTTTTTAAACACTTACTCGCTCTCACCAAACAAGGCTTTTTCTCCGATCCAATGCATGGCGGTAATAAACACATGGCCGCATGGAAAATGATTGGTTTTCCTGGGGCGCGATCGAGTTTTTATGAATGGAAGGATAACACCGACAAGCCCTACTCTATCGCACCCGTAGCGATTAAAGGAGTGAAATCATGAGTATAAAAAAACCAGCAGTGGATGTTGTCTGCGTGGGCTTTGGCATGACCAATGCGATCGCCGCACAAGAGTTAACAGAGGATAACTTGCATGTCGTCGCACTGGAACGCGGTAATTGGCGTAATACGAGTCCCGATTTCGCCTATCCTAAAAATACCGATGAGCTGAAATGGGATACCCGCCATAAATTACAGATGGATCTCTCCAAATCAACGATAACCTTTCGTAATCGCCCACATCAAAAAGCGCTTCCAATGCGCCACCTCGGCTCATTTTTACCTGGTAGCGGTGCCGGTGGTTCAATGGTGCACTGGAGCGGCCAAAATTGGCGTGCCTCGCCCAATGATCTTCGTTATCGCTCGTGGTTAGAAGAGAATTATGGCGCAGACTTTATCCCCGATGAGATGACGATCCAAGACTGGGGGGTCAGCTACGAAGAATTAGAGCCTTACTACGCAAAGTTTGAATTAATGTGTGGTATTTCAGGTAAAGCGGGTAACCTCAATGGTGAAATACAAGCCGGCGGTAACCCGTTTGAAGGGCCACGTTCTGGTGAGTACCCGTTACCGCCCTTAACTCAGCCGCATAGTTGCGAGGTATTTAACGACGCTGCTAAATCGCTTGGATTACATCCATTCCCAGGTCCGGCGGCACAAACATCTAAGCCCTATCGCAATATTTATGGTGTAGAGATGCAAGCTTGCACCTACTGCGGCTTTTGTAGCCATTATGGCTGTTACAACAATTCAAAAGCCTCACCACAAGCATGTATTCATCCGGCATTAATGCCTAAACCGAACTTCGAATTACGCTGTAATGCCCACGTGACACGTGTGCTATTAAGTGAAGATGGCAAACGCGCCACCGGCGTCGAATACATGGATGCCGATGGACAATTGATTGAGCAACCCGCTGATATCGTCATCATCGGCGCGTTCGCACTCTTTAATGTGCACCTGTTGCTCAAATCGGGGATTGGTGAACCTTACAACTATGAAAAACAAACAGGCGTTGTCGGGCGAAATTATGCCTATCAAGCACTGACTAACGCAACGGTCTTTTTCAAAGATAAAACCTTCAATCGCTTTGTTGGCGCAGGCGGCTTAGGCAGTTGTGTTGATGACTATCAGACCACTCAGTTAGAGCACGACAAACTCGGCTTTATCGGCGGAACATATTTAGCAACATGGCAAGGCGGCGCAGCGCCGATTGCCGCAACCCCCGTACCTGACAAAGTCAAAAACTGGGGCAGTGGTTGGAAACAAGCCGTGACTCAATACTATGACTCTCACCTTTCGATTAACTCTAGTGGTTCGGTCATGTCTTATCGCAGCGCGTTTCTCGATTTAGATCCCACTTACAAAGATGAGTTTGGTGAACCATTGTT
This window harbors:
- a CDS encoding TauD/TfdA dioxygenase family protein → MQSYKITRLKPFGIQLEPVNDTNLNVIPMEELKHLFHCEGLVVLRGFDTLATNEDLIAYSEQWGEVSVWPFGKVLELIQHDEPNDHIFDNSYMPLHWDGMYRPQVPECQIFQCVKAPNPGQGGRTTFSNTQRILEQASAEDLALWRRATGVYERKMAFYNSRTIAPIISEHPYKGYPVIRYNEPHFEEKGELINPPHMQFTGIEQHEVMQLHESLRAALYHTNNFYAHEWQNGDIVINDNFSLLHGRESFHSHSARYIRRVQILSNPPFDNPNLESYQ
- a CDS encoding sugar O-acetyltransferase, whose amino-acid sequence is MSEREKMLAGELYDASDEELVALRLQARLMTEKLNLTSIQFSEQRQDLITSLFGATGSTLHVESPFHCDYGRHIHVGDNFYANFGCVILDVALVTIGDDCLIGPQVGIYTATHPVEPIARKQGREFAQPITIGDNCWIGGHAVINPGVTLGNNVVVASGAVVTRSFGHNVVIGGNPAQVIKQVPLSS
- a CDS encoding nucleotidyltransferase domain-containing protein; amino-acid sequence: MHQCRRGLDKHGFIDNVCSVNSIQREFKMVVDQVVSQLVQRLPKQVDSIYLYGSVARGEAVIGCSDLDLSILLNTPLTAHHQQVFNEISASIPQTYSEISKLDIDPGYLYDVLKPREVYHWHFWLKHCCCCIWGKDHSVHFPRHKPSLAIAQAINGDLCNYLLKMQPEFAIMSDINVAKIIGKKLLRSAYYYVAEQDGSWYINLAQCAAVAKVYYPNHKADLDLAYQYAVGELTSKSGAIELFQRLSAEILAPQKVNNSVS
- a CDS encoding gluconate 2-dehydrogenase subunit 3 family protein, whose translation is MTNINRRRFLKGGSATLITSFALPSLAASNTTADTAEDVGRGGKYQLQFFSDSDFEIVEAIIDQLIPGDELSPAASELGVAEFIDSELAGPYGQATHWYMQGPFEPGLPTQGYQTRRTPGQLIKDGIHAVESVVQADYQTRSFTALPSEQQVELLERIEQGERELPGLDGTLFFKHLLALTKQGFFSDPMHGGNKHMAAWKMIGFPGARSSFYEWKDNTDKPYSIAPVAIKGVKS
- a CDS encoding GMC family oxidoreductase, which codes for MSIKKPAVDVVCVGFGMTNAIAAQELTEDNLHVVALERGNWRNTSPDFAYPKNTDELKWDTRHKLQMDLSKSTITFRNRPHQKALPMRHLGSFLPGSGAGGSMVHWSGQNWRASPNDLRYRSWLEENYGADFIPDEMTIQDWGVSYEELEPYYAKFELMCGISGKAGNLNGEIQAGGNPFEGPRSGEYPLPPLTQPHSCEVFNDAAKSLGLHPFPGPAAQTSKPYRNIYGVEMQACTYCGFCSHYGCYNNSKASPQACIHPALMPKPNFELRCNAHVTRVLLSEDGKRATGVEYMDADGQLIEQPADIVIIGAFALFNVHLLLKSGIGEPYNYEKQTGVVGRNYAYQALTNATVFFKDKTFNRFVGAGGLGSCVDDYQTTQLEHDKLGFIGGTYLATWQGGAAPIAATPVPDKVKNWGSGWKQAVTQYYDSHLSINSSGSVMSYRSAFLDLDPTYKDEFGEPLLRMTFDFYENEQKMSRYAMQQVKQIAQAMSPEHIDVHQLNVPYDIVPYQSTHNTGGAIMGSDPRTSVVNKYLQVWDVPNVFVPGASAFPQNFAYNPTGTVGALTYFMVDAIRHKYLKAPGPLVSTEEIA